From one Bombyx mori chromosome 5, ASM3026992v2 genomic stretch:
- the LOC101745524 gene encoding uncharacterized protein LOC101745524 isoform X4, which produces MLLEPNNNIELRRNEHINSMRIVELKRENTRLCERVRLLNMRLCSAKQFTKRSPLQARCTRCSVIPTNSLKNASTSALCLKISDTNLKSAAVSCINTPNESAHSNSTVDTEDEVPEKVDRPEQQCNDNRCRTLIEELEQRIVRLDKEVSAAREDYAIRISSLETEGRGAREEGARLLQAACRAAEAHSRELTLQLSVERRRVAELETRVRAARRAGQLADCIQDHLATIYENRQELLKQTLDRFQSPRLILEPADPPSTLEAQSPPTGPCELTGKDEGKPWEGADDSGYVDANRSNDSVDDKPLNKLNQELMKKIIDLQTELDGVRISAVSPTVNMATKKEDRSPSPACTDNQIENQSKGQTIEYEPYRQDRLADPTPRNENVYIDTNSDKPNKNGRGHSHIPRLICSVAGAGGSLDNRGAVQPQLTSSTSSGHRPAIERIAEDYTEVNSLQQAEGGEDQDNITKTSFDGNTYSISDDALMDEAGANRKSLPKAHHNIKDTNESPLDGDSSRDRSKGAAPNIVLRKRNLTQENKGDEIFGGTSPQKQLIEERAGLRTPGESPRTYSVHHSSAKHHTYSVDHDTDCEISDLTDLPTEGDDKSSRLTLSPGEEPPQNWPGGSSAAPPTPSSVSEGELPTCDVRRKLSEGEKPIYEPAEGTSPQRMEATLSAIGAELALCRRLRGAAPPARAPPPPRLRTGAPLVGDWTRSTPVHR; this is translated from the exons ATGTTATTAGAGcccaataataatatagaactaAGAAGGAATGAGCACATTAACAGTATGAG AATCGTTGAGTTAAAAAGAGAAAATACCAGATTGTGTGAAAGGGTTCGCCTTTTAAACATGAGGCTGTGTTCAGCTAAACAGTTTACTAAGAGAAGTCCGCTACAAGCTCGCTGTACAAGATGTTCTGTGATTCCTACTAATTCTTTGAA AAATGCATCAACTAGTGCTTTGTGTCTAAAGATAAgtgatacaaatttaaaatctgCTGCCGTATCATGTATAAATACACCGAA tgAGTCAGCCCATTCCAACAGCACTGTGGATACCGAAGATGAGGTACCGGAAAAAGT TGACCGTCCGGAACAACAGTGCAACGACAATAGATGCCGGACGTTGATTGAAGAACTAGAGCAGAGAATCGTTCGTTTGGATAAG GAAGTATCCGCTGCACGCGAAGACTACGCGATACGCATCAGCAGCTTGGAGACGGAGGGGCGGGGCGcgcgggaggagggcgcccgcCTGCTGCAGGCCGCCTGCCGAGCCGCGGAGGCCCACAGCC GCGAGCTGACGCTGCAGCTGTCGGTAGAGAGGAGGAGGGTCGCTGAGCTGGAGACGCGCGTGCGGGCCGCCCGCCGCGCCGGCCAGCTCGCCGACTGCATACAGGACCACCTGGCCACCATCTAT GAGAATAGACAAGAGTTGTTAAAACAAACCCTCGATAGGTTCCAATCTCCGCGCCTGATCCTCGAACCTGCAGACCCGCCATCGACA CTGGAAGCACAGTCACCCCCCACCGGACCCTGCGAACTGACGGGCAAGGACGAAGGAAAGCCCTGGGAGGGAGCAGACGACTCTGGCTACGTGGATGCGAACAGGAGTAATGACAGTGTCGATGATAAG CCGCTGAACAAACTCAATCAAGAGCTGATGAAGAAGATAATAGACCTGCAAACTGAGTTGGACGGAGTCAGGATATCCGCAGTGAGTCCCACT GTCAACATGGCGACTAAGAAAGAGGATCGATCACCGTCACCGGCCTGTACAGATAATCAAATTGAGAACCAATCAAAGGGGCAGACAATTGAATATGAACCTTATCGTCAAGATCG ACTCGCCGACCCAACTCCGCGAAATGAAAACGTGTACATAGATACGAACAGCGATAAACCGAACAAGAACGGCCGCGGTCACTCGCACATACCGAGACTGATCTGTTCCGTCGCGGGGGCTGGTGGCTCTCTCGACAACCGTGGCGCTGTCCAACCTCAACTGACCTCATCGACCTCATCTGGGCACAGACCGGCGATAGAGAGAATAGCAGAGGATTATACAGAAGTAAATAGTCTTCAACAAGCAGAAGGAGGTGAAGACCAGGACAACATTACGAAAACTAGTTTTGATGGTAACACGTACTCTATAAGCGACGATGCACTCATGGATGAAGCTGGTGCGAATCGTAAAAGTTTGCCAAAAGCTCATCATAACATTAAAGATACTAATGAAAGTCCACTCGATGGAGACAGTAGCCGCGATCGGAGCAAGGGTGCTGCGCCTAACATTGTACTGAGAAAGCGAAATCTAACACAAGAAAATAAAGGAGATGAGATATTTG gTGGAACATCACCCCAGAAGCAACTCATAGAGGAACGAGCTGGTCTCCGGACACCAGGAGAGAGTCCTCGCACGTACAGCGTGCACCACTCTTCAGCGAAGCACCACACTTACTCAGTGGACCACGACACCGACTGCGAGATATCCGACCTCACGGACCTGCCCACAGAGGGAGacg ACAAGAGTTCTCGTCTCACGCTGTCTCCGGGTGAAGAGCCGCCGCAGAACTGGCCGGGAGGGTCGAGCGCCGCGCCCCCCACCCCCTCCTCCGTGAGCGAAGGGGAACTGCCCACTTGTGACGTCA GGAGGAAGTTATCGGAAGGCGAGAAACCTATTTATGAGCC AGCCGAAGGAACGTCACCGCAGAGAATGGAAGCGACGTTGAGTGCGATCGGCGCCGAGCTGGCCCTCTGTCGGCGGCTGCGGGGCGCCGCGCCACCCGCCCGCGCGCCGCCACCACCGCGCCTGCGCACTGGAGCACCACTGGTCGGTGACTGGACGCGAAGTACTCCAGtccatagataa
- the LOC101745524 gene encoding uncharacterized protein LOC101745524 isoform X1, whose amino-acid sequence MNCNNTEQNGRDIVCKTHTSRSERELYRTCPTKLSKRELEDLYFALVDNNMSLKKTVNEQRDTIKILNTKVQRLSTARKNIYGKEQNDCCRSVKVMVNEQKELIVELKRENTRLCERVRLLNMRLCSAKQFTKRSPLQARCTRCSVIPTNSLKNASTSALCLKISDTNLKSAAVSCINTPNESAHSNSTVDTEDEVPEKVDRPEQQCNDNRCRTLIEELEQRIVRLDKEVSAAREDYAIRISSLETEGRGAREEGARLLQAACRAAEAHSRELTLQLSVERRRVAELETRVRAARRAGQLADCIQDHLATIYENRQELLKQTLDRFQSPRLILEPADPPSTLEAQSPPTGPCELTGKDEGKPWEGADDSGYVDANRSNDSVDDKPLNKLNQELMKKIIDLQTELDGVRISAVSPTVNMATKKEDRSPSPACTDNQIENQSKGQTIEYEPYRQDRLADPTPRNENVYIDTNSDKPNKNGRGHSHIPRLICSVAGAGGSLDNRGAVQPQLTSSTSSGHRPAIERIAEDYTEVNSLQQAEGGEDQDNITKTSFDGNTYSISDDALMDEAGANRKSLPKAHHNIKDTNESPLDGDSSRDRSKGAAPNIVLRKRNLTQENKGDEIFGGTSPQKQLIEERAGLRTPGESPRTYSVHHSSAKHHTYSVDHDTDCEISDLTDLPTEGDDKSSRLTLSPGEEPPQNWPGGSSAAPPTPSSVSEGELPTCDVRRKLSEGEKPIYEPAEGTSPQRMEATLSAIGAELALCRRLRGAAPPARAPPPPRLRTGAPLVGDWTRSTPVHR is encoded by the exons atGAATTGTAATAATACAGAGCAAAATGGACGAGATATCGTTTGTAAAACTCACACTTCGAGATCTGAGAGag AACTCTACAGAACATGCCCGACAAAGTTAAGTAAGCGAGAGTTGGAAGATCTTTACTTTGCCCTTGTCGACAATAACATGAGCTTGAAGAAAACTGTCAATGAACAGCGGGACACCATCAAAATATTGAACACAAAAGTTCAAAGGCTGTCAACAGctcgaaaaaatatatatggcaAGGAACAAAATGATTGTTGTCGGTCTGTTAAAGTGATGGTCAACGAGCAGAAGGAACT AATCGTTGAGTTAAAAAGAGAAAATACCAGATTGTGTGAAAGGGTTCGCCTTTTAAACATGAGGCTGTGTTCAGCTAAACAGTTTACTAAGAGAAGTCCGCTACAAGCTCGCTGTACAAGATGTTCTGTGATTCCTACTAATTCTTTGAA AAATGCATCAACTAGTGCTTTGTGTCTAAAGATAAgtgatacaaatttaaaatctgCTGCCGTATCATGTATAAATACACCGAA tgAGTCAGCCCATTCCAACAGCACTGTGGATACCGAAGATGAGGTACCGGAAAAAGT TGACCGTCCGGAACAACAGTGCAACGACAATAGATGCCGGACGTTGATTGAAGAACTAGAGCAGAGAATCGTTCGTTTGGATAAG GAAGTATCCGCTGCACGCGAAGACTACGCGATACGCATCAGCAGCTTGGAGACGGAGGGGCGGGGCGcgcgggaggagggcgcccgcCTGCTGCAGGCCGCCTGCCGAGCCGCGGAGGCCCACAGCC GCGAGCTGACGCTGCAGCTGTCGGTAGAGAGGAGGAGGGTCGCTGAGCTGGAGACGCGCGTGCGGGCCGCCCGCCGCGCCGGCCAGCTCGCCGACTGCATACAGGACCACCTGGCCACCATCTAT GAGAATAGACAAGAGTTGTTAAAACAAACCCTCGATAGGTTCCAATCTCCGCGCCTGATCCTCGAACCTGCAGACCCGCCATCGACA CTGGAAGCACAGTCACCCCCCACCGGACCCTGCGAACTGACGGGCAAGGACGAAGGAAAGCCCTGGGAGGGAGCAGACGACTCTGGCTACGTGGATGCGAACAGGAGTAATGACAGTGTCGATGATAAG CCGCTGAACAAACTCAATCAAGAGCTGATGAAGAAGATAATAGACCTGCAAACTGAGTTGGACGGAGTCAGGATATCCGCAGTGAGTCCCACT GTCAACATGGCGACTAAGAAAGAGGATCGATCACCGTCACCGGCCTGTACAGATAATCAAATTGAGAACCAATCAAAGGGGCAGACAATTGAATATGAACCTTATCGTCAAGATCG ACTCGCCGACCCAACTCCGCGAAATGAAAACGTGTACATAGATACGAACAGCGATAAACCGAACAAGAACGGCCGCGGTCACTCGCACATACCGAGACTGATCTGTTCCGTCGCGGGGGCTGGTGGCTCTCTCGACAACCGTGGCGCTGTCCAACCTCAACTGACCTCATCGACCTCATCTGGGCACAGACCGGCGATAGAGAGAATAGCAGAGGATTATACAGAAGTAAATAGTCTTCAACAAGCAGAAGGAGGTGAAGACCAGGACAACATTACGAAAACTAGTTTTGATGGTAACACGTACTCTATAAGCGACGATGCACTCATGGATGAAGCTGGTGCGAATCGTAAAAGTTTGCCAAAAGCTCATCATAACATTAAAGATACTAATGAAAGTCCACTCGATGGAGACAGTAGCCGCGATCGGAGCAAGGGTGCTGCGCCTAACATTGTACTGAGAAAGCGAAATCTAACACAAGAAAATAAAGGAGATGAGATATTTG gTGGAACATCACCCCAGAAGCAACTCATAGAGGAACGAGCTGGTCTCCGGACACCAGGAGAGAGTCCTCGCACGTACAGCGTGCACCACTCTTCAGCGAAGCACCACACTTACTCAGTGGACCACGACACCGACTGCGAGATATCCGACCTCACGGACCTGCCCACAGAGGGAGacg ACAAGAGTTCTCGTCTCACGCTGTCTCCGGGTGAAGAGCCGCCGCAGAACTGGCCGGGAGGGTCGAGCGCCGCGCCCCCCACCCCCTCCTCCGTGAGCGAAGGGGAACTGCCCACTTGTGACGTCA GGAGGAAGTTATCGGAAGGCGAGAAACCTATTTATGAGCC AGCCGAAGGAACGTCACCGCAGAGAATGGAAGCGACGTTGAGTGCGATCGGCGCCGAGCTGGCCCTCTGTCGGCGGCTGCGGGGCGCCGCGCCACCCGCCCGCGCGCCGCCACCACCGCGCCTGCGCACTGGAGCACCACTGGTCGGTGACTGGACGCGAAGTACTCCAGtccatagataa
- the LOC101745524 gene encoding uncharacterized protein LOC101745524 isoform X2: MNCNNTEQNGRDIVCKTHTSRSERELYRTCPTKLSKRELEDLYFALVDNNMSLKKTVNEQRDTIKILNTKVQRLSTARKNIYGKEQNDCCRSVKVMVNEQKELIVELKRENTRLCERVRLLNMRLCSAKQFTKRSPLQARCTRCSVIPTNSLKNASTSALCLKISDTNLKSAAVSCINTPNESAHSNSTVDTEDEVPEKVDRPEQQCNDNRCRTLIEELEQRIVRLDKEVSAAREDYAIRISSLETEGRGAREEGARLLQAACRAAEAHSRELTLQLSVERRRVAELETRVRAARRAGQLADCIQDHLATIYENRQELLKQTLDRFQSPRLILEPADPPSTLEAQSPPTGPCELTGKDEGKPWEGADDSGYVDANRSNDSVDDKPLNKLNQELMKKIIDLQTELDGVRISAVNMATKKEDRSPSPACTDNQIENQSKGQTIEYEPYRQDRLADPTPRNENVYIDTNSDKPNKNGRGHSHIPRLICSVAGAGGSLDNRGAVQPQLTSSTSSGHRPAIERIAEDYTEVNSLQQAEGGEDQDNITKTSFDGNTYSISDDALMDEAGANRKSLPKAHHNIKDTNESPLDGDSSRDRSKGAAPNIVLRKRNLTQENKGDEIFGGTSPQKQLIEERAGLRTPGESPRTYSVHHSSAKHHTYSVDHDTDCEISDLTDLPTEGDDKSSRLTLSPGEEPPQNWPGGSSAAPPTPSSVSEGELPTCDVRRKLSEGEKPIYEPAEGTSPQRMEATLSAIGAELALCRRLRGAAPPARAPPPPRLRTGAPLVGDWTRSTPVHR; the protein is encoded by the exons atGAATTGTAATAATACAGAGCAAAATGGACGAGATATCGTTTGTAAAACTCACACTTCGAGATCTGAGAGag AACTCTACAGAACATGCCCGACAAAGTTAAGTAAGCGAGAGTTGGAAGATCTTTACTTTGCCCTTGTCGACAATAACATGAGCTTGAAGAAAACTGTCAATGAACAGCGGGACACCATCAAAATATTGAACACAAAAGTTCAAAGGCTGTCAACAGctcgaaaaaatatatatggcaAGGAACAAAATGATTGTTGTCGGTCTGTTAAAGTGATGGTCAACGAGCAGAAGGAACT AATCGTTGAGTTAAAAAGAGAAAATACCAGATTGTGTGAAAGGGTTCGCCTTTTAAACATGAGGCTGTGTTCAGCTAAACAGTTTACTAAGAGAAGTCCGCTACAAGCTCGCTGTACAAGATGTTCTGTGATTCCTACTAATTCTTTGAA AAATGCATCAACTAGTGCTTTGTGTCTAAAGATAAgtgatacaaatttaaaatctgCTGCCGTATCATGTATAAATACACCGAA tgAGTCAGCCCATTCCAACAGCACTGTGGATACCGAAGATGAGGTACCGGAAAAAGT TGACCGTCCGGAACAACAGTGCAACGACAATAGATGCCGGACGTTGATTGAAGAACTAGAGCAGAGAATCGTTCGTTTGGATAAG GAAGTATCCGCTGCACGCGAAGACTACGCGATACGCATCAGCAGCTTGGAGACGGAGGGGCGGGGCGcgcgggaggagggcgcccgcCTGCTGCAGGCCGCCTGCCGAGCCGCGGAGGCCCACAGCC GCGAGCTGACGCTGCAGCTGTCGGTAGAGAGGAGGAGGGTCGCTGAGCTGGAGACGCGCGTGCGGGCCGCCCGCCGCGCCGGCCAGCTCGCCGACTGCATACAGGACCACCTGGCCACCATCTAT GAGAATAGACAAGAGTTGTTAAAACAAACCCTCGATAGGTTCCAATCTCCGCGCCTGATCCTCGAACCTGCAGACCCGCCATCGACA CTGGAAGCACAGTCACCCCCCACCGGACCCTGCGAACTGACGGGCAAGGACGAAGGAAAGCCCTGGGAGGGAGCAGACGACTCTGGCTACGTGGATGCGAACAGGAGTAATGACAGTGTCGATGATAAG CCGCTGAACAAACTCAATCAAGAGCTGATGAAGAAGATAATAGACCTGCAAACTGAGTTGGACGGAGTCAGGATATCCGCA GTCAACATGGCGACTAAGAAAGAGGATCGATCACCGTCACCGGCCTGTACAGATAATCAAATTGAGAACCAATCAAAGGGGCAGACAATTGAATATGAACCTTATCGTCAAGATCG ACTCGCCGACCCAACTCCGCGAAATGAAAACGTGTACATAGATACGAACAGCGATAAACCGAACAAGAACGGCCGCGGTCACTCGCACATACCGAGACTGATCTGTTCCGTCGCGGGGGCTGGTGGCTCTCTCGACAACCGTGGCGCTGTCCAACCTCAACTGACCTCATCGACCTCATCTGGGCACAGACCGGCGATAGAGAGAATAGCAGAGGATTATACAGAAGTAAATAGTCTTCAACAAGCAGAAGGAGGTGAAGACCAGGACAACATTACGAAAACTAGTTTTGATGGTAACACGTACTCTATAAGCGACGATGCACTCATGGATGAAGCTGGTGCGAATCGTAAAAGTTTGCCAAAAGCTCATCATAACATTAAAGATACTAATGAAAGTCCACTCGATGGAGACAGTAGCCGCGATCGGAGCAAGGGTGCTGCGCCTAACATTGTACTGAGAAAGCGAAATCTAACACAAGAAAATAAAGGAGATGAGATATTTG gTGGAACATCACCCCAGAAGCAACTCATAGAGGAACGAGCTGGTCTCCGGACACCAGGAGAGAGTCCTCGCACGTACAGCGTGCACCACTCTTCAGCGAAGCACCACACTTACTCAGTGGACCACGACACCGACTGCGAGATATCCGACCTCACGGACCTGCCCACAGAGGGAGacg ACAAGAGTTCTCGTCTCACGCTGTCTCCGGGTGAAGAGCCGCCGCAGAACTGGCCGGGAGGGTCGAGCGCCGCGCCCCCCACCCCCTCCTCCGTGAGCGAAGGGGAACTGCCCACTTGTGACGTCA GGAGGAAGTTATCGGAAGGCGAGAAACCTATTTATGAGCC AGCCGAAGGAACGTCACCGCAGAGAATGGAAGCGACGTTGAGTGCGATCGGCGCCGAGCTGGCCCTCTGTCGGCGGCTGCGGGGCGCCGCGCCACCCGCCCGCGCGCCGCCACCACCGCGCCTGCGCACTGGAGCACCACTGGTCGGTGACTGGACGCGAAGTACTCCAGtccatagataa
- the LOC101745524 gene encoding uncharacterized protein LOC101745524 isoform X3 produces the protein MSLKKTVNEQRDTIKILNTKVQRLSTARKNIYGKEQNDCCRSVKVMVNEQKELIVELKRENTRLCERVRLLNMRLCSAKQFTKRSPLQARCTRCSVIPTNSLKNASTSALCLKISDTNLKSAAVSCINTPNESAHSNSTVDTEDEVPEKVDRPEQQCNDNRCRTLIEELEQRIVRLDKEVSAAREDYAIRISSLETEGRGAREEGARLLQAACRAAEAHSRELTLQLSVERRRVAELETRVRAARRAGQLADCIQDHLATIYENRQELLKQTLDRFQSPRLILEPADPPSTLEAQSPPTGPCELTGKDEGKPWEGADDSGYVDANRSNDSVDDKPLNKLNQELMKKIIDLQTELDGVRISAVSPTVNMATKKEDRSPSPACTDNQIENQSKGQTIEYEPYRQDRLADPTPRNENVYIDTNSDKPNKNGRGHSHIPRLICSVAGAGGSLDNRGAVQPQLTSSTSSGHRPAIERIAEDYTEVNSLQQAEGGEDQDNITKTSFDGNTYSISDDALMDEAGANRKSLPKAHHNIKDTNESPLDGDSSRDRSKGAAPNIVLRKRNLTQENKGDEIFGGTSPQKQLIEERAGLRTPGESPRTYSVHHSSAKHHTYSVDHDTDCEISDLTDLPTEGDDKSSRLTLSPGEEPPQNWPGGSSAAPPTPSSVSEGELPTCDVRRKLSEGEKPIYEPAEGTSPQRMEATLSAIGAELALCRRLRGAAPPARAPPPPRLRTGAPLVGDWTRSTPVHR, from the exons ATGAGCTTGAAGAAAACTGTCAATGAACAGCGGGACACCATCAAAATATTGAACACAAAAGTTCAAAGGCTGTCAACAGctcgaaaaaatatatatggcaAGGAACAAAATGATTGTTGTCGGTCTGTTAAAGTGATGGTCAACGAGCAGAAGGAACT AATCGTTGAGTTAAAAAGAGAAAATACCAGATTGTGTGAAAGGGTTCGCCTTTTAAACATGAGGCTGTGTTCAGCTAAACAGTTTACTAAGAGAAGTCCGCTACAAGCTCGCTGTACAAGATGTTCTGTGATTCCTACTAATTCTTTGAA AAATGCATCAACTAGTGCTTTGTGTCTAAAGATAAgtgatacaaatttaaaatctgCTGCCGTATCATGTATAAATACACCGAA tgAGTCAGCCCATTCCAACAGCACTGTGGATACCGAAGATGAGGTACCGGAAAAAGT TGACCGTCCGGAACAACAGTGCAACGACAATAGATGCCGGACGTTGATTGAAGAACTAGAGCAGAGAATCGTTCGTTTGGATAAG GAAGTATCCGCTGCACGCGAAGACTACGCGATACGCATCAGCAGCTTGGAGACGGAGGGGCGGGGCGcgcgggaggagggcgcccgcCTGCTGCAGGCCGCCTGCCGAGCCGCGGAGGCCCACAGCC GCGAGCTGACGCTGCAGCTGTCGGTAGAGAGGAGGAGGGTCGCTGAGCTGGAGACGCGCGTGCGGGCCGCCCGCCGCGCCGGCCAGCTCGCCGACTGCATACAGGACCACCTGGCCACCATCTAT GAGAATAGACAAGAGTTGTTAAAACAAACCCTCGATAGGTTCCAATCTCCGCGCCTGATCCTCGAACCTGCAGACCCGCCATCGACA CTGGAAGCACAGTCACCCCCCACCGGACCCTGCGAACTGACGGGCAAGGACGAAGGAAAGCCCTGGGAGGGAGCAGACGACTCTGGCTACGTGGATGCGAACAGGAGTAATGACAGTGTCGATGATAAG CCGCTGAACAAACTCAATCAAGAGCTGATGAAGAAGATAATAGACCTGCAAACTGAGTTGGACGGAGTCAGGATATCCGCAGTGAGTCCCACT GTCAACATGGCGACTAAGAAAGAGGATCGATCACCGTCACCGGCCTGTACAGATAATCAAATTGAGAACCAATCAAAGGGGCAGACAATTGAATATGAACCTTATCGTCAAGATCG ACTCGCCGACCCAACTCCGCGAAATGAAAACGTGTACATAGATACGAACAGCGATAAACCGAACAAGAACGGCCGCGGTCACTCGCACATACCGAGACTGATCTGTTCCGTCGCGGGGGCTGGTGGCTCTCTCGACAACCGTGGCGCTGTCCAACCTCAACTGACCTCATCGACCTCATCTGGGCACAGACCGGCGATAGAGAGAATAGCAGAGGATTATACAGAAGTAAATAGTCTTCAACAAGCAGAAGGAGGTGAAGACCAGGACAACATTACGAAAACTAGTTTTGATGGTAACACGTACTCTATAAGCGACGATGCACTCATGGATGAAGCTGGTGCGAATCGTAAAAGTTTGCCAAAAGCTCATCATAACATTAAAGATACTAATGAAAGTCCACTCGATGGAGACAGTAGCCGCGATCGGAGCAAGGGTGCTGCGCCTAACATTGTACTGAGAAAGCGAAATCTAACACAAGAAAATAAAGGAGATGAGATATTTG gTGGAACATCACCCCAGAAGCAACTCATAGAGGAACGAGCTGGTCTCCGGACACCAGGAGAGAGTCCTCGCACGTACAGCGTGCACCACTCTTCAGCGAAGCACCACACTTACTCAGTGGACCACGACACCGACTGCGAGATATCCGACCTCACGGACCTGCCCACAGAGGGAGacg ACAAGAGTTCTCGTCTCACGCTGTCTCCGGGTGAAGAGCCGCCGCAGAACTGGCCGGGAGGGTCGAGCGCCGCGCCCCCCACCCCCTCCTCCGTGAGCGAAGGGGAACTGCCCACTTGTGACGTCA GGAGGAAGTTATCGGAAGGCGAGAAACCTATTTATGAGCC AGCCGAAGGAACGTCACCGCAGAGAATGGAAGCGACGTTGAGTGCGATCGGCGCCGAGCTGGCCCTCTGTCGGCGGCTGCGGGGCGCCGCGCCACCCGCCCGCGCGCCGCCACCACCGCGCCTGCGCACTGGAGCACCACTGGTCGGTGACTGGACGCGAAGTACTCCAGtccatagataa